CTATATGCAGGAGCAATAAGGCGGGGCTAGTGCGTTGAAATGTACCTAGAACTATttccaaaaacaagaaaaggagTTTCTGTTCTTTATGAACATTTCATAGATTGTTTCTTTTTTGAACCGGCAGtgtaatttttaaaaatgcaCTGCTAATTTTGCTGATGCTGCATGTCCAACTGGTTCTTGAGGGGACATGCCATTTACATGACAGAAAGCCATTTATCACTTTATTAAACCTGACATAAAAACTTAAGCCAAAGAGCTCTGTTTGTAATTCTGAAATTATTATTCATTTTTATGCAGCCATCAGTGCTTTTCTTTCATGTGGTTCATTAGTAAAACACTGTATTTTTGTGCACTCTTTTTCCAATTAATAACCATTCACAATAGTTACTCTGAGACAGTCTATCATGCTCCTTATTTATTGCACAGTGCAATTAAATAGACTTTGCCCGAGGCATTCTAGTTTCCACGAAGTGTAAATATTCTGAATGCTTGTATTTCACACCCCATTCATGGGgaatgctttcttctttttcatttatatttatCTGACTTACCAAGCACAGATAACGGCACTACATGCACATCAGAGTGGGCGGAGGCTTTCAGTGGAATGTAAGTTTGCAAAAGATAACAGACAAGAATGCAAAGACAGTCCTATATTACAATATGCACACATAGGTTGCTGAGACACCGAAAAATGTCTCAACTCCTGTTTTTCTCCATATATGACACTCACAAAAATAAACCATGTAGctgtgcatgcatgcacgcatacatatgcacacacacaaaagtggTTTCCCAAGCCACCATTACCGTCCCTATTCACTGCCTTCTAGTTCAAACTGTTCTCTCATCCTTCTATGCTTAAAAAGAAGGCTACCTAAACATATCTGCAACTGAAACATCAAAAATGGAATACTCCACAAAATGTGTCACATTAAACCCACACTTGAAATAATACAGGAAAATATTTTAACTGGTTTGGTGGGTTATGCTGTTGAGATAGCAAATAGATGAGTTGTGCTGACCAACAGTAGTTAACGAGAAAACAATGCAGAAATGAAACATGGCAATGTCACCTTGAATTTTACTCACCAGCTTGACACAATTACAAATTGTGGCAAATTCTGGACAAAAGTGTCACAATATTTGGGcacaaaatgaaaaaacaaaaatgtggcACTAACTTTCTCCACTAATACGTCAGTCTTTCCCACTAAACAAATTAAGATCTTgccagtttcttcttttttagagCTTTTCTTTATTGTACCTTTAACCTTCATCACGTAGAAAGGCTATCTGGCAATGAGCAGGTGGTTTTGCAAATTTCTGCTTAATGAAACCAGCCACTTAGAAGGGTCCCTAATACTTTTCTAGCAACATTGCAAGACATTTTGGGTATCAAGAGACACCATCTCACAAATTTCATCGAGCAAGTATTTTTCTATCAGCTGTGTTTTGGCTCTGTTGCTGAAACTTCATAGATGTAAACAGTCACTGTGAACAGAGTGGAACAGCATGCAAGAAACTAAAGAATAGGTGTGAAGGCAGAGCAGTGGAGAGAGTGAAGTGTGCAACTTGGAAAGTTGTGTCTATGACTAGTCAGTTTacgtatgaaaaagaaaaagcataacATGACTTCTTACTGGGAAAAACATTGCCTGTGCCAGCAAAATCTTTCACCATGTGGAAATTATGGAAGCAAACCAAGCCCCAGCAGTAGCAAAGAGCAACTCTGCCACCACAGGCAACATTTTGCACAGTGGCGTACTATCATGGTGCACATTCTTGCTTTTCTCTATTTTGCATGCCTGAACAGTCAGTTTTTAGTGCACAAATGTTAAGATATCAGCTTCATCTCCCTGTCCTCCATTTTCTTGCATCCCATGTCATTCAGTGCAGTGTGGACTACTGCCATTTGTGAAACTTCAGGAACACAGCCAAACAGGCAGATCCCATTCCGCCTTGCAATACTACCATGCAGTCTACAAAAAAATGCCGAAGTTTATTGCACAGTGAATTCTAGAGTAATGTGATCACAAAGTTCATGCTGTACCATACAGCCCATGTGAGAGGTATATAGCCCACTTGACATGTGACTGAGGCTTATTTGAAATCCCAAGGTGAGGCTACCAATCTGTACTCACAGCTCATTACCTAGCAGCTGGCAATACCTTTTGCCCCTCAGATAAAGTGACAAATCGTATCCATCACAAAAGCACTGTTTGATCATACAAGAAAAACCGCAATTATATTAGGCCACATCATCACCGGACCTGACCTAAAAGGTGCCACGTACTTTATGGCAAGTGCTTTCTTTGCTTCAAAAGAGTGGCTTTGGAAACATGACATAAAATATACGTGCAACGAGATGAGAAAAAACAAATTAAGTTGAAAACAACAATTCTCTTAGGGCAGATCACCAGGGGATAAGACCTGAATGACACCATACACTGCCTAGGTGTTTTAGGTATATAAAAGTGGATTTGGATGAATTACCAAATTAATAACATAAAAACAAGACATCGTGCAAttacaatgaaagaaagaaacaaaaaagatttTCATGGATTAAAGACAGCACACTAGCAATTTTTAGCACACTGCAATTCTACCAGACTTATAGacgctacagaaaaaaaataaccaattacaattacttcattcaaacatgtaattgattacagtgATGTAAATATGCTTCCCCGTACCAAAGAACTTTGGAGCACCAGTAACTATGAGACCCACTACATAGCTTAGTGTTGACTGCACACTTATGATGGgtatacactttttttttaggCTACTTTTACACTGTAGGCATATTATTAACTGCAAGAAACCAGATCAACACCAAGTTACAAGTCACAGTCGTGCTTCAGTGACAATAAATGGCATATAGATGGCTCATAGTGACATCACCACCACCTCCATGCTGACGCAACTGCTCGTACAGCACGTATCTCCAGCAGTACAAGGGAGCTGTGAATTAATATGGTGTCCATGATATGTGCATGCCATATATGATGGATATCCCTGGACCAAacttcaaaaacaatcaatgcacTATGCTAGAAGCAAACTAGTACTGGGTTTATGTATGTTATTTCCTTTAACAAGCTGTAAGCTTGTTATGGCCTTTTGAGAAAGACATCCCTTAGCTGGTAACAGAAATGACAGTAGGCAGAGAGTGCAAAAAAGTCAAAATGGCCACTTGAGCATGAAAAGCTAGACATGTCAAATCACTCACATTTTTCAAAACTTCTGGAGCAACGCATTCCCCTGTTTCATCAAAGAGAGCATCCCATGAATCCTCAGCATCCTTATGGTTCTCTTCGATGCTTGCTTCAGTGCTATCTCGAGTAGTGTCTACATGCTCACCATACGACTGTGCCACCTCCAAATGACTTGTTAGGGGCAGTTCTTCATGTGCTGCATTTTCAGTCTGTTCACTACTTCTGACAACACTGTCATTCACTACAATGCCAACCCCACCTTGGAATCCTTGTAGGCTTGTATTTTTTTGCCTACCTGCACAATCTGTCACAACGGACGAAAACTCCTGTAGTGAATTCATTTCTTCAGAGCCTTCATCTGCTGTTTCTTTAATGTATTCATTCTCAGTTTCCTGTGAAAGTGATAAACATACTTGGATCACAGCTTCACTGTTCTCGGAATTTGCACTTGTTGAGAGCACATCACAGTTACTGCCTTCCAGGCCAGTACACTCGACATCATCCATGCCACACACATTGCTTGAGAGAGCAGAAGCTTTGCTATAGTGTTCTGAACTTGCATCTTCATGGTGAGTTCCAGAGTCCTCTATGCACTGAGGGTTAGCTGCAACTGTTGTTGCTAATGATGCTTGGCTTTCCGGCAAATGCTGTGAAGGCACCCGTGCTTGTGCACACACATTAGTTGCCTCGATCAAGTGAGCAGAAGCCTTTCTGTTTTGTTCTGAACTTGTGTCTTCATGGTGAGCCCCAGTGTCCTCTCTGCGCAGAGGGTCCGCTGCATCTGTTGTTGCTAATGGCACTTCGCTTTCCGGCAAATGCTGTGAAGGCACCCTTGCTTCTTGTGCAGGGGTATCTCTTGTATCAGTTTTCAAGGCCTCAGCTTTGCGCCCCCGTGGCACATACAGCTGCATATCTGGACGCCTTTGCCGCTGCCTGCATTTGAGGAGTTCAGAAACAAATTAGCATGATCAAATCTTAAATACACGTCAGCTTCAAGGCTAATAAGTAAAGTACATTAGCTTTGAAAATCAATGTGTCAGGGTGTACATTTGCCTTATACCAAATGCGACAAAAATCACATCACTCGACcaaaattttttaaatattagaACACAGAGTTCTCATTGGCATGGTTGCATGTCACCCTTACAGAACACGCACTATGCCTTCACAGCTGAATACCAAGCACCGCATTTATATGCCTTACCTGCAAAGCATCTGtttattgttcctttttttttaaagcatgaataaAATACATGAAGAGCATGCAAAAGGAATGAATGTAATGTCGCTAGTACATTCTCACCATTACAACCAGCTCTTTGTCATAACATGGCGATTCACTACAATACCTCTTCACACACATGCATAAATTTTCTATTTCCAATGAGCAGCTTGCTCAGTTAGAACTCTCATGCAAGGGGAACAAATGGTAGCCCATGAACAATGTGTGCGTTACCTTGCTGGCCTCGGTGCTTGCATCTCTCTGCTTGAAGGTAACGGTCTCCTGATGCTATGTGAAAGGAAATCAACCGGAAGCCCTTTCTCTCTGCAAAGCCTCACAGCTACTTTTCGCACTGCCTCATCTAAGCAGTAGCCGTTGTCGAACGCGCTGAAAGGAAAATACTTCCGTCAAGTTCACGTGACTATTGCACTATTAgcaaagcaagaaaacaaatggCGTCATTTACAAAATAAGCCGCGACTTCAGGCACACAGCCGTCCTTCGGCAAACGCCTTCTCCCAGTGAGAAACTGCACAGGTCTTCAAACTTTTCTTCAACAACCTTGTGAGTCAGGAATCTTTCGCGTTTCGGCAGGACTGGAAAGATCAGcacactggagagagagagagacagaggaagaaAGCAAAATGGAAACACTTCGATGTTTAGAGCAAATTATATCCCCGCATCTTTCCAACAAGGACGACTCATTTCAAGTCATGACACAGTGTCACCCACAGCTCAAATTTCCAGGTGTCAACACTACCTTTAAGGACACATGCTAAGCAGCGACAAGTCATTACCACATGACACAAAGGGCTATTCAAAAGAAATCCCGCTTCAGTTTAAAAATTGTTACGGATCAAAACAAGCTGAACACAAATGTGACCAAAATAATTTTAGCAGACAACAGACAGGACTACACTTTACCTGTTGTGAACATCACCTTGTACAAAATTCGTTATCTCCTTGCACACAGTTTGCACAAAGACTTCGTCTCTGTCGTCGCCACTCTACGCACAAGGGTACATTGGCGACAAGCGTCAGACATCGATGACACTTTGGGTACAATAACGTCTCCAACATACGCGCATCGCACTAACCTGATATTGGTCGCGCTCCATGTCTAAAAACGTATGGTGTCTAACGGAAGTACAAGATAGGACCGGAAGCTGTCATACTAGAGCAGCTAGAAGTTCTAGACACAGAgtttaaataaattaaaataataaATTTATATTATAAAAGAACTCTATTCCTGATAAAAGAACACCACCTGAGGCTTATCCTAGACCTACCTGCATTGCAGGTATGTCAAGACGAAGGCCGTGTTTTGAAAGTTGCTTCGTGAACATCTATGGTGAACATCACATGCGATCTAGCGT
This Dermacentor albipictus isolate Rhodes 1998 colony chromosome 1, USDA_Dalb.pri_finalv2, whole genome shotgun sequence DNA region includes the following protein-coding sequences:
- the LOC135900486 gene encoding coiled-coil domain-containing protein R3HCC1L-like; this encodes MERDQYQSGDDRDEVFVQTVCKEITNFVQGDVHNSVLIFPVLPKRERFLTHKVVEEKFEDLCSFSLGEGVCRRTAVCLKSRLIFAFDNGYCLDEAVRKVAVRLCREKGLPVDFLSHSIRRPLPSSREMQAPRPARQRQRRPDMQLYVPRGRKAEALKTDTRDTPAQEARVPSQHLPESEVPLATTDAADPLRREDTGAHHEDTSSEQNRKASAHLIEATNVCAQARVPSQHLPESQASLATTVAANPQCIEDSGTHHEDASSEHYSKASALSSNVCGMDDVECTGLEGSNCDVLSTSANSENSEAVIQVCLSLSQETENEYIKETADEGSEEMNSLQEFSSVVTDCAGRQKNTSLQGFQGGVGIVVNDSVVRSSEQTENAAHEELPLTSHLEVAQSYGEHVDTTRDSTEASIEENHKDAEDSWDALFDETGECVAPEVLKNITKALGDIKVHQAELDYTKFEPRIPDLSEAEYGHVLEMYDFPAEFETKDLVTALSSCRDQFNIKWVDDTHALAIFSTPFAATEALGLQNPLMKMRHVSEASKQSKLKIKHCSEFLMPYKPRPQTSASVARRLVSGALGMRVNVDAAQRRKELQMLKEAKGKKKTAAKQRTDVWNGDVS